A region of the Spirochaetaceae bacterium genome:
GACGCTGTTCAACCTCCCCGGCCTGGGGTCGCTGTTCGTCCAGTCGCTGTCGATCCGTGACTATCCGATGGTATCGGGCATCAACCTGTTCTTTGCCACCTTCATCCTGTTCAACAACCTGCTGATCGACCTGCTGTACGGTTACCTCGACGCGAGGATTCGCTACCAGTGATTGGGATCTCCGACCCTATCGCCGATCCGGTCGGCGCAAAAGCGCGACGCCGGCGCGGTCCTCTTGCAGACTTCTTTTACCGGCTGGTCCGGGAGAAGCCGTTGGGCCTGCTCGGCGCGGTGATCATCGTGCTGTTCGTGCTGGTGGGCATCTTCGCCGACGTGGTGGCGCCCGACCCCGACCTGCGCCAGGACGTGACCCGGAGCCTGCAGGGCTCCTCCGCCCGGCATCTGCTGGGAACCGATCATATCGGGCGCGACTTCCTGAGCCGCAACATCTACGGCGCCCGCCTGTCGCTGCTGGTCGGCTTCGCGGCGACCACGGGGGCGGTGCTGGTGGCCACCGTCGTCGGCGGCCTGTCGGGGTTCATCGGCGGCCGACTCGACATGGTGACGCAGAGATTCGTCGATGCCTGGATGGCGTTTCCGGGACTGCTCCTGCTCATGACCATCATGTCGATTCTGGGTACCGGTGCACCGCAGATCGTCATCGTGCTGGGCCTGACCTACGGCGTCGGCAGCTCGCGCGTGGTCCGGGGTGCGGTGATCGGCGTAAAGGAGAACGCCTACTTCCAGGCCGCGCAGGCGGTCGGCAGCCCGCCCTGGCGCACGGTGCTGCGCCACGTGCTGCCGAACGTGCTGGCGCCCATCGTCATCATCTTCAGCATCACCATCGGCGCGGTCATCATCACCGAGGCCAGCTTGAGCTTTCTCGGCTTCGGGCTGCCGCTGAGCGTTCCGAGCTGGGGCGGCCTGCTGAGCCGCGAGGGGCGCAAGTACATGCAGCAGGCGCCGGGGCTGGCGATGTGGCCCGGCATCTTCCTGACCATCGTGGTGTACAGCTTCAACATGTTCGGCGACGCGGTGCGCGACCTGCTCGACCCGCGCCTGCGCGGAGGGGTCGGGCGGATGGGCGCCCACGGCGGCAAGGCGCTGCAGAAAGCGGTGCGGACGCGCTCTTCGCGTAGCTGACCGAACGCTGCCTGGGCGCACGGCCCAGCGTACAGGATTGATTGCGGCCTTCGGTTCATTTACTGGGTCGGCAAGGTCGGCAACGGCCTGTTCGCCACTTTCCCAGTCTCGGGTTACACTGCCGGGGAGGACGGCTTAAGAAGCGCAGATGAGCTTATGAGTGTTGAGAAACCCCGGATTGCGATGTTGGGGATGCATCTGGAAAGCAACGCCTTCGCGCCGGTGACCACAGAGAACGATTTTGGTTATCTGGAGGGCGCAGCAATATTGGTGGAGGCAGCCAAATCGGCACCGGCAATGCCTGCGGAAATTCGTGGCTTTATCGAAGCGATGAGCGCTGCCGGTGCCTGGGAGCCAGTGCCGATTGTGATCACTGGTGCGGAACCTGGAGGACCGGCAGAGCAATCTTTTGTGGATGAATGCATGGCTCGGATGCGGGCAATGCTGACTGCGGCAGGGCCATTGGATGGGATTTTTGTGAGCAATCACGGGGCGATGACAGCGACCGGAGGAACGGATCCAGATGGGGAAATTTACGCGCTGGCCCGTGACGCTGTGGGCATGAACAAACCGGTGATCGCCACAGTCGATCTGCACGCCAACATCTCGGAGCGGATGGTGCATAGTGTGGATGCGATAATTTCCTACCGGACCAATCCGCATG
Encoded here:
- a CDS encoding ABC transporter permease yields the protein MIGISDPIADPVGAKARRRRGPLADFFYRLVREKPLGLLGAVIIVLFVLVGIFADVVAPDPDLRQDVTRSLQGSSARHLLGTDHIGRDFLSRNIYGARLSLLVGFAATTGAVLVATVVGGLSGFIGGRLDMVTQRFVDAWMAFPGLLLLMTIMSILGTGAPQIVIVLGLTYGVGSSRVVRGAVIGVKENAYFQAAQAVGSPPWRTVLRHVLPNVLAPIVIIFSITIGAVIITEASLSFLGFGLPLSVPSWGGLLSREGRKYMQQAPGLAMWPGIFLTIVVYSFNMFGDAVRDLLDPRLRGGVGRMGAHGGKALQKAVRTRSSRS